The Candidatus Polarisedimenticolaceae bacterium genomic interval TTGTAGTGGGCCTCGAGCTTGCCGCGGATGTCGAGCAACTGCGCGTAGCAGGACGGGATCATCTCCTCGAGCGACGTGTGGTCCCCGCCGACGGCCTGGGCCCGCGAGATCGGCTTCGGCGTGCGGATGCCGGCGACGACGTCCTCCCCCTGGGCGTTCTCGAGGTACTCGCCGTAGAAGAGGTTCTCCCCGGTGGCGGGATTGCGCGTGAACGCGACCCCCGTCGCGCAGTCGGCTCCGAGGTTGCCGAAGACCATGCTCTGGACGTTGACGGCGGTGCCGAGCTCGTCGGCGATGCCGTACTGGCGGCGGTAGAGCTTCGCCCGGTCGTTGTCCCAGCTGCGGAACACCGCCGCGATCGCCCCCCAGAGCTGCTCCCGCGGCTCCTGCGGAAACGGCTTGCCCGTCGCCTTGCGGACCTTGTCCTTGTACCGGGCGACGAGCGACTCGAGATCGGCCGACCCGAGGTCGGTGTCGTCCTTGACCTTCCGGGCCTTCTTCGCGGCCGCGAGGATCTCCTCGAACCCGTGCTTGGGGACGTCGAGGACGACGTCCGCGTACATCTGGATGAAGCGGCGGTAGGAGTCGAACGCGAAGCGGCGGTCGCCGCTCCCCTTCGCGAGTCCTTCGACGGCGCGGTCGTTGAGGCCCA includes:
- a CDS encoding PEP/pyruvate-binding domain-containing protein, translating into MDKLVYSFGNGKAEGRAGMKDLLGGKGANLAEMTAIGIPVPPGFTISTRACNLYFETGRKMPEGLEAQVAEALARLEKETGKTFGDDKAPLLVSVRSGAKFSMPGMMDTILNLGLNDRAVEGLAKGSGDRRFAFDSYRRFIQMYADVVLDVPKHGFEEILAAAKKARKVKDDTDLGSADLESLVARYKDKVRKATGKPFPQEPREQLWGAIAAVFRSWDNDRAKLYRRQYGIADELGTAVNVQSMVFGNLGADCATGVAFTRNPATGENLFYGEYLENAQGEDVVAGIRTPKPISRAQAVGGDHTSLEEMIPSCYAQLLDIRGKLEAHY